In the Fusarium falciforme chromosome 6, complete sequence genome, ACTTCAACTCTCATGTCCCCTTGCCTTGGCAAGTCCCGTCAATATGTGTCATAGCTCATCGAATGatccccttctccttgtaACGCAGTCCCATCATACACTACCTACCGCGTTCTTATCATGGCGAATAACGCTCTTTCTCTTGTTGGCTGTTTATCTGCACCAGCCGGATGTGACAAGACAGTTCGGTTTCTACACCACCCTGCGCACTTTTACGCCTGGTACCTTGCCCGCTCCGATGGCAGCCCAGATCGACTAAAGCATGCAACATTGTTCAAAGTCAAACAGCCATCAGCCTCAAAGTCCTCCGCTTTGGGAGTTTTGTCTTTCCTCTAAAGGCGGCGGCAGATACGGTATCTGATGCAAAGGGACTGACGCCTGTCCTTCGCTATGCCACCATTGGCAAGCACCTGGGCATTGCAGGTTACTTGGCCATGGATATGGCAACACTGCTGGGCTTGACCGGCATCAGAAAGTGGGACAAAGCGGCCACAATTCAGCGCGAGGCTTTTCGATTCTGGGCAATCAGCGTTTTTTTCAGCATTGTTGAGCAACAATACACCCTTCGGCGCCTGAGTCTAGTCAGAACTAATAAAAGCGATAGCGAAGGCGCTGTCAAAGCCAAGCGCATTTCACAGTGAGTATCCCCCATCTCCCCCAAGATCTTTTTCTAATGCCATCTTTAGCCAGCGTTCTATGGCCAGGGGATAACTAGTTTACGATCTCTGTGAGTTGATTGCTTCCAACGCGGCAGTGGGCTCTATAATTCTCAATGGCGGCCTCGTTGGTCTCCTGAGTGCTTTTCGCTGCGCCCTAAATATCTACAGCCAGTGGAAGGCAATTTAATCTCTTTGGAGTTGTCAACAAAACCTTCAAGTTCTGTGTGTTCATAAACTATGTTTTTCTTGCCTACCTATATGGCACGTGTGTCAATAAATAAACAAGACACTAGAACGCCAAAGCGTCTCTTGAAGGCCCCGGTATAATTATGGATGATTTTAGAGATAATTGTTCAAAGCCTTATCATCCAAGATTCTTTACAAATTTTACTTTGCCTCCTTAGTATTCTTAGAGCTGGCCTCGGATTTTCCCCTGCATCTcgacttcttctcttccaaaCATTCACCTCAGCACCACACTTCTCCTGTACGAGCTTTACGCAATGGACCCCAAATACGATTCCTTCAAGACCTTCAAGCAGCATACGCTCATTGATAGTCCCTACACTTCCATATATATAGTCAACTTCCTCCTCAAATAGCAGAACACGTTTATGAGTACGTGAAGGCTCCCAAGTCAACCCTCTCCGGTGCgaagaaggacaagctgCTGTCAGACCTTCTCATCACTTAGAAGTTGTCTAAACTCTGACTTTTTCGGACGGGAGGTTGCACATCTTTCTCGTTGAAGGTTGTGTCGGTGCTGGAGGGGCAACTCCCCAacatcttcaacttcaagacCTTCAACATTTCATACCACCGTTTATCGCGATGCGAGGAGACATCTCTTTTGGTTGACTCTATTCCCAGAAAAGGTCCCATGAAGTTGCCCGATACTGGAGTTTGGGCCACCACAGAGTTGGACAAGACCGAGTGGTAGTACCACAAGGAGGCTTGCAACTACCGCAAGGAGGCCCTAACAATCTATCCAGTGATCCGGTCAGTGAGTCAAGCGTTCCAGGAATTTAATATGGAAGAGAAAATAACGGGTCCGTCAGAAACAGCCCATCAATGTGGTCCTCACTCCCGCAGGGGCAATGGTAACATGTCTTGAGGAGTTTGCCACGAAGACAGCTATCACCACACTCTTCCGGTAAGTTGCCTGGCCTGGGTACGATTATAACTTCAGCTAACGAGTGCTTTGCATGCATCCCCGTcaaaaagaaagagaaaaaaaggcaCTCCCACGTCTCATGGCCAGGTCCGATGGGACATTGCAAAGTCCACAAACAAGTGCCTTCATCTGCTCcccaagatggccgagaacgaggacaaggaggagggCCAGGTCGCTTTCCAGATCAATTTAGCCTAGAccaaggatataattaaggctAAGGGCACTTCTGAGAACGAGTAGACGGGCTATCAAGATAGTCTGGTAAATTCCTGGTCAAGTGTGGTGGGCCACGTAGAACACGTTCGCGCCCTAAATACCCATCTAGCTCCTCTCAAAGGCTCTacaattataataaggaatcTTTTGTAAAATTAGTAAAACACTATCCTAAAGGATGGTAATGTTTAGaaagacttttattattatttgtATATTTCATTGCTTCTTATTGCCATCCTTAGACCATTGGCCTAACCAGTCACCCAGTCCACACGCTGTCAAACTTGTCCCAAGCGAGTCACCAACGCCTGGTTGCCATGCTAGAGACGTTTGGCGCCAAGATGCGGTTCGCATTCTTCAAGTATACATTGTCCTCGACCAGTACCTCAATGGCAAACTTTTCGGCTGCGGGTCCTGCGACGGTGTTTCGCAAATCATTCATGAACTCCGTGCGATCGTCCGTGGATCGGTGGACGTTGGCATCCGTCTtgcccgtcttcttcttcccggTTTTCTTCGTCTGGGCCtacttcttgcccttgtcctGCTTTTTGAGAGGAGGGATCTGAGAGGCACCGTCTGTTCCGTTGTCTGCAACCCAAATCTCGATGAAGTCTCGGTCGGTTGTTAGCCCGTCCGTGTTCAGAGGCCACTTTGTCAGGTCGGCTTTGGGGTATCGCTTTTGAACGGTAATGGCCACAGATTTGCCCATCATCTCCCTCTGTTGGTAGACAACCTTGAGCAGCGCCTAATGGGCCCAGGCACCCTCGGATGCCCCCTTCTATTTGGCGAGTTTGTTATTGCCAGGAAGTTTTGTGCTCTCTGTGGTGGACAGGTTGCGGGCGTACTTCTTCCGaatcttcttccccttgtCCTCGAGCTTGTGTCCCGCTCAATCCACTCATGGCCTGCTCGGATGTCGGTCCCAGTTGTCCACCATGCTTGAGTTCCCCTTCTTGATCGTGTCCGGCGGGTAAAAGCGGGCGTAGTCGGATTGGATTGCAGACTCGCCGTCTGCCGTCTCGAGATATGGCTGCTTGGGGTAGTCACCACGCTCTGGATCCATGAAGGTGAGGTCAACGATTTTGGGATCGGTCCCAGTGTGTTCTCTCGCTCTCGCTTCCCCTGGATGATCTTTTGGTGGGCCTCTCATCGACGGGTCATCTGTTGGATGAGGTCGGGGGTGTCGAGTGCATCGTCCGTCTCGTCTTTGGTCGTGATGTCGATCATCTGGAGGCAGCTTTCTTGATCGTAGAGCATCTTGAGGTCGAGGAATGTATGTCCGATCTCCTTGTgcttgtcgatgatggcttTGTCGATCGGATCCGCGTGGCCTTTGTAGAGATCCTTCAGGCGCTGGATCTCATCCTTCAATCTGCCCTTGCCAAGCATGATTGCGTGTGCTTTGTGTGTCCTGATGTGAGACAAGTGTGAGGGAGTGTAGAAGAGGTGATGAAGTGAGGTGGAGGAAGAAAGGAGGATCGTCGATAAAGTGGTTGAGTTTGATTTGTATTCGCTATCCACATCATCACAAGCCTTGGTGAAAGTGGGTCGGTGTCTCTGTGCTCTATGGCAGTGCTCCTCCTTTTCACAGCCGCGGGAATCCTCACTCTATTTCCATATTGTGCTCCCCTCTTCTACGcgtctctcttctctcacgTGATAGACGGCGGGTTCTCGGTGGTCGGTTGTCTGTCTCCGGCTGGTAGGTACCAAGGGTGGACGAATCTGGCGGCGTCATATCCAGTCTTGGATCTCTCGACCAAAAGGAACACACTCCCCAGAGATAAAATCTGTATTCTCTCTCATTCTGGTATTTCTAGGCTATCTGCCTAGTAAGCGACAATGACACATCGCAACCTCAAGGCATAGGCCGCTTCTTActtcagcttcatcaccTCCTGTCTCTGCTTCGCGCACTTCTCGGTGAACTCCTCGTCACTCATCTTTCTCTCGGTAGTGTACTTGAGTCTCAGTATGTCCTCAATCAGTCGGTGGAGTCCCTCTGGCCCATCACGCGGTGTGATTTCCCACTTTTCTCCCGTACGCACATTGTAGAGTATCGCACAAGGTAGTCTCAACAAGTAAGCATACGCGCACGCCTGGATAACATGCTGGCTGGAGAGTTGCGAGACAAACTTGATCTCCCAGACAACATCACCCATCTTTCGGTCTGGGCTCGAAACCGCCATGATATCTGCTCGGCCCAACAGGCAACACTCCTCTGTATCCTCCTCTGTATCGACTCTGAACTGCTCATGAGCTTCGGCCTTGAACCTGAGATTGCCAATCGAGTCTCCGAGTTGTTCCCAAAGCCGACCCCGAGCTAGGGCAAGGTCGTCGGGCTTAATCCAATCGAAATCATGGTGCTTCATTTGGATTTTGCGTGGGTCATAGCCCGACACTTTGGCCTCGGACTTGCAGGCCTGGCGACAAAGCCAAGAGACACCCTGCTGCGAGTGCATTACCGGCATTTCTTCAATATCATCTGGGTCTAGTTCGAGTGTGTCGAGTGTCCCAGCAACTTGATGCTCGAAGGCTGCGACAACGACGAGGCCATTCAAATCGCTCACGTCCTCGTAGAACCCCGGTTTCTCATCTGAGGGCACAATGTCTCGGAGGTTGATGTGTTCGTCTCCGGGTAGAGATGGTAGCTTCTGGATGTGTAGATAGTCCCGAATGACTTTCTTGAGGCACTCGTCTTTGATGTGTCGGACCATATCTCGGACGGCGACCGTCCGCGGCAGAGCAAGCCCATTCTTCGCAGGCCGTCCTGGGGCACCGGGAGCTTCAAACCCCCGCTGCGACTTGGTCATGTCAGTGATATCTGCTGTCTCATACGGAGCCTTCACGGACACAAAAGGCATCAGCTTCTTATCCTCGTGATGAATCAAGACAAGCTGTTCCTTGGCACGGGCCAGGGCGACAAAAGTCACGTTGGGGCATCTATCATCTGGAAGGTGACGGCCAAAATTCTTGAAGTACGAGGCGTCTATgccgaagacgacgacgagatctCGCTCATTGCCCTTGAACTGGTGGATGGTGGAAACGCACATCTTCCCGTTGATAACCTTGTCATTCAGAGAGACCTCTTCGTTGGGCGGCACATGGATCGGCACGCCGTACTTCTTGGACAATCTGTTGACCACCTTTTGCAATGGCCCTTGTTTCGTGCCATGCTGACGTACGCTCGGTGAGAGGATTGCTGTATTCTCAGCTCCGTAGTGCTTAATCAAAGGCCACAGCTTCCTAGCCAACGCAGAGCTGTCAAAGGGGGCACACTTCAGTACAATGGGCTTAGGGCCTGTCTTGTTGCTGACGATGCAAGATTCGCCCCCGAGAAAGACTTCGTTGATGAACCGAACCGATTGCTCCGATAGTCGGAAGCTTTGGCGCAGTGGAGTCTTGGCGAATGGGTAGAGGCTAACAGGACCGAACAACTCGGGAGCAAGAGTCAAGTAGCGGCCATCGGCATCGCGGAATCCGTAGATGGCCTGCCGCTCATCACCCAAAGCGACAATACGGGCAGGTTTCCCGCCGGCCCT is a window encoding:
- a CDS encoding DNA helicase; the protein is MTRYCPYRTFTDSHASLQRQLKKPPFTPSDDQLKIAKLCRTENVVVSARPGSGKTSTAEAIIAAHPDLRVLVLTYSKRLQLETLRRLRPYLNCEVYTFHSIAGRLFGTEASNDAILYKLIQEALDQNELPQWSSEPFDIIVLDEFQDCTGSLFWLTNCFIQANQKRAGGKPARIVALGDERQAIYGFRDADGRYLTLAPELFGPVSLYPFAKTPLRQSFRLSEQSVRFINEVFLGGESCIVSNKTGPKPIVLKCAPFDSSALARKLWPLIKHYGAENTAILSPSVRQHGTKQGPLQKVVNRLSKKYGVPIHVPPNEEVSLNDKVINGKMCVSTIHQFKGNERDLVVVFGIDASYFKNFGRHLPDDRCPNVTFVALARAKEQLVLIHHEDKKLMPFVSVKAPYETADITDMTKSQRGFEAPGAPGRPAKNGLALPRTVAVRDMVRHIKDECLKKVIRDYLHIQKLPSLPGDEHINLRDIVPSDEKPGFYEDVSDLNGLVVVAAFEHQVAGTLDTLELDPDDIEEMPVMHSQQGVSWLCRQACKSEAKVSGYDPRKIQMKHHDFDWIKPDDLALARGRLWEQLGDSIGNLRFKAEAHEQFRVDTEEDTEECCLLGRADIMAVSSPDRKMGDVVWEIKFVSQLSSQHVIQACAYAYLLRLPCAILYNVRTGEKWEITPRDGPEGLHRLIEDILRLKYTTERKMSDEEFTEKCAKQRQEVMKLK